In a single window of the Gossypium hirsutum isolate 1008001.06 chromosome A13, Gossypium_hirsutum_v2.1, whole genome shotgun sequence genome:
- the LOC107895083 gene encoding acetylglutamate kinase, chloroplastic: protein MGATATGKSLHFCSSQDPLSFLSLTMTKSKAETLNLNFRFSKPPLTPNSRRLRLSIRASSPSSTALNDPPLPSLTNSDLQLRVRILSESLPYIQKFRGKTIVVKYGGAAMKSAELKASVVRDLVLLSCVGLRPVLVHGGGPEINVLLNQLNIPAQFRDGLRVTDARTMEVVSMVLVGKVNKDLVSRINYAGATAVGLSGMDGRLLVARPSPNAAQLGFVGEVARVDPTVLQTIVDNGSIPVIASVAADEYGQPYNINADTVAGEVAAALGAEKLILLTDVAGILRNREDPGSLVKEIDIKGVKKMIEEGKVGGGMIPKVNCCIRSLDQGVTTASIIDGRVEHSLLHEIMTDEGAGTMITG, encoded by the coding sequence ATGGGCGCAACAGCCACCGGCAAATCTCTCCATTTTTGCTCTTCACAGGACCCCCTTTCATTTCTCTCCCTAACAATGACAAAATCAAAAGCAGAAACCCTAAACCTCAACTTCAGATTCTCCAAACCCCCATTAACCCCCAATTCTCGTCGCCTTCGTCTTTCCATTAGAGCTTCTTCACCCTCCTCCACCGCCCTCAATGATCCTCCTCTTCCCTCTCTCACCAATTCCGATCTTCAACTTCGAGTCCGAATCCTCTCTGAATCACTCCCCTACATTCAGAAATTTAGGGGAAAAACCATTGTCGTCAAATACGGAGGCGCCGCCATGAAATCTGCGGAGCTCAAGGCCTCTGTTGTCAGGGACCTCGTCCTCCTCTCCTGCGTTGGCCTCCGTCCCGTCCTCGTCCATGGCGGTGGTCCTGAAATCAACGTCCTTCTCAATCAGCTCAATATCCCCGCTCAGTTCCGCGATGGGCTCCGTGTAACCGACGCCAGGACCATGGAAGTTGTTTCTATGGTCCTTGTTGGAAAAGTTAACAAAGACCTGGTTTCTCGTATCAATTACGCTGGAGCCACCGCTGTGGGCCTTTCTGGCATGGACGGCCGCCTTTTAGTTGCCCGGCCCAGCCCAAACGCTGCACAGTTGGGGTTTGTGGGAGAAGTTGCGAGAGTGGACCCCACAGTCCTCCAAACGATCGTGGACAACGGAAGCATCCCGGTGATTGCTTCAGTGGCGGCGGATGAGTATGGTCAGCCTTACAACATCAATGCAGACACGGTAGCCGGTGAGGTGGCGGCGGCATTGGGGGCAGAGAAACTGATTCTGTTGACCGACGTCGCAGGGATTCTGAGAAACCGAGAGGACCCTGGAAGCTTGGTGAAAGAGATTGATATAAAGGGAGTGAAGAAAATGATTGAGGAAGGGAAGGTAGGTGGTGGGATGATTCCCAAAGTGAATTGTTGTATTCGATCGCTTGATCAAGGCGTCACCACTGCTAGCATTATTGACGGTCGTGTTGAGCACTCGTTGCTTCATGAGATTATGACCGATGAGGGCGCTGGCACAATGATCACCGGTTAA